The sequence CTAAAACAGTATCTGGAAAATGACTTGTTTTTGTTTTTAATGCTTCAAAGGCTATAGTAGCATGTTGAATGATAGTGATGAAAAAGTTAAAAAACTGATCGCCAAATTTTTTTATTGCAGTAATAAAATCGGGAATTTTATTGTGTAAAGAAGAAGGGTTTAAGTTAAGAATTTCCCAATAGGGTTTCTTGTCTTTGTTTGTTTTCCAAATCTTTGTATCTGCACTTTGAAAAATAGTAGATTCAAAGCTTTCTACTTTTTCTACAATATTATTTAAAATCAATTGTCTACGTAGTGATAATAAAGCCCATAGTTGTGAACTATAGATATGTTCTACTTGATAAAGGATGTATTTCTTTAAACTAAACTCTTGGTCTGATTGTAATAAATAATGTATCCAACGTTCCAGTTTTATAAATAATTGAAATAGTTGATCGAAAAGGGCACTAATTAGAGTTCCTATGTTTTTATTCTCAGGTTCTTCTTGAAATAAAGCATCGATATGCAAACAGGAATGAACAAATGTGGATTGTTTTTTAGTAATATTTGTCTTTGAAATAGAAGCTAAAATAATTACAGGATCTTTTAATAAAAAAGGCAACCAGCTTCCATTAATTTGATTTGAAGTGTCGTAGAAGTTAATAAGCGAAGCAAAATCGGCAATAAAACTCAACCAGTCACGATCAGTTCTTCCATCTATCAAATTTGACGATGGAATCAGTGCGTTTTCTGTCGCGTTTAAAATAGTATTTTGATTCAATTTACTCATTTATCTACTTCCTAAATTTGTACCTTCTTTTATGTAAAAAGGAAAAACATAATTATGTCTAGTATTGGTTTGATTAAAGAGATATACAATTCGAATTTCTATTAGCCCAGACGAGATATCCGCGTAAACAACTATTATTTCTAAAACAGTAATTCGAGGTTCATTATGCATTAAAGAAAACTTAACCACATCTGTAATTTCTCCTTTTAATGTCTCGTCCATTCTTCTAAAGAAAAACTGCTGAAGTCCAGAACCAAATCTTGGGTTTAAACTTCTCTCACCTGTGTTTGTAAGAAGAATAATATTGATGGCTTCATTTACATTTTGTTCATATCCAGTTAAACCTAATTGATGGTTGCCAGCAGAAAAA is a genomic window of Flavobacterium jumunjinense containing:
- a CDS encoding GPW/gp25 family protein, with protein sequence MDNNHSKEENHFLGSGWAFPVTFSAGNHQLGLTGYEQNVNEAINIILLTNTGERSLNPRFGSGLQQFFFRRMDETLKGEITDVVKFSLMHNEPRITVLEIIVVYADISSGLIEIRIVYLFNQTNTRHNYVFPFYIKEGTNLGSR